The following proteins are encoded in a genomic region of Irregularibacter muris:
- a CDS encoding class I mannose-6-phosphate isomerase codes for MYFKNRESNYEKFPYTRIHGYDDEAFNGYSNIVMELKKQIKAENKDKVVMVIDYYHGVRKAEIEENLIQQLNPDEIIFCEDAKLPENILYPKLKRNITDDRVFGVLSVHKLSEFFNLEKLELLKNRVKNAEGKLVLVYGVGASLVTRGDILIYGDLSRREIELRYQTNELDNWGVRNFEEDYLRKYKRAYFIEWRVFDRHKMDMFEDIDYLIDTNKDNRPNMITGMALQEGIKQIAKQPFRLVPYFEEGIWGGRWMEEVCDLERDKNNLAWCFDGIPEENAVHLKFNEVTVEIPCINIVLREPDLLLGAKVHARFGTEFPIRFDFLDTMGGGNLSLQVHPLTEYIQDNFGMHYTQDESYYILDAKEDACVYLGVKEGIKEEMLIPALEEAQKNGEFDDTKYINKFPIKKHDHVLIPAGTIHCSGKNAMVLEISATPYIFTMKLWDWGRVGLDGKPRPININHGAKAIQFDRTEKWVKQNLLNRVDIVEEDEDKKVEKTGLHELEFIETRRYWFDKRICINCHESVNMLNLVEGEEAIITSSNEDFEPFVVHYAETFIIPESVKAYGIAPYGKSLGKKVAVIQARVRV; via the coding sequence ATGTATTTCAAGAATAGAGAATCAAACTATGAAAAATTTCCATATACAAGAATTCATGGGTATGATGATGAGGCATTTAATGGATATTCAAATATTGTTATGGAACTTAAAAAGCAAATCAAAGCAGAAAATAAAGATAAAGTTGTTATGGTTATTGATTATTATCATGGTGTTCGAAAAGCTGAAATAGAGGAGAATTTGATACAACAACTAAATCCGGATGAAATTATTTTCTGCGAGGATGCAAAGCTACCAGAAAACATTTTATATCCAAAATTAAAAAGAAATATAACCGATGATAGAGTATTTGGAGTTCTATCTGTCCATAAGCTATCGGAGTTCTTTAATTTAGAAAAATTAGAGTTATTAAAGAATAGAGTTAAAAATGCAGAAGGCAAGTTGGTTTTAGTATATGGCGTGGGGGCATCACTAGTTACTAGAGGAGACATTTTAATTTATGGGGATTTGTCACGGAGGGAGATTGAATTACGTTATCAAACGAATGAACTGGATAATTGGGGTGTAAGAAATTTTGAAGAAGACTATTTAAGAAAATATAAGCGTGCATATTTCATTGAGTGGAGAGTATTTGATCGACACAAGATGGATATGTTTGAAGATATTGATTATTTGATTGACACCAATAAAGATAATCGTCCTAATATGATTACTGGAATGGCACTACAGGAGGGCATTAAACAAATAGCAAAACAACCCTTTCGATTGGTACCCTATTTTGAAGAAGGTATTTGGGGCGGTAGATGGATGGAAGAAGTATGTGACTTAGAACGTGACAAAAACAACCTTGCTTGGTGCTTTGATGGAATTCCTGAAGAAAATGCGGTACATTTAAAATTTAATGAAGTAACAGTGGAGATTCCTTGTATTAATATTGTATTAAGGGAACCTGACTTATTGCTTGGGGCAAAAGTGCATGCGCGCTTTGGGACAGAGTTTCCTATCCGATTTGATTTTTTAGACACAATGGGTGGTGGGAACCTAAGTCTTCAGGTACATCCTCTTACAGAATATATTCAAGATAATTTTGGAATGCACTATACCCAGGATGAAAGTTATTATATTTTAGACGCTAAAGAAGATGCTTGTGTATATCTAGGTGTAAAAGAGGGGATTAAAGAAGAAATGCTTATTCCTGCACTGGAAGAAGCACAGAAAAATGGGGAGTTTGATGATACAAAATATATCAACAAATTTCCTATTAAGAAACATGACCATGTTTTAATTCCTGCAGGAACTATTCATTGTTCAGGTAAAAATGCTATGGTACTTGAAATTTCAGCTACTCCCTATATTTTCACAATGAAATTATGGGACTGGGGAAGAGTGGGTTTGGATGGAAAGCCTAGACCTATTAATATTAATCATGGGGCTAAGGCTATTCAATTTGATCGTACAGAGAAGTGGGTAAAACAAAATCTTTTAAATCGTGTAGACATTGTGGAAGAGGACGAGGATAAAAAGGTTGAAAAAACAGGTCTTCATGAATTAGAGTTTATCGAGACAAGAAGGTATTGGTTTGATAAAAGAATATGTATAAATTGTCATGAATCGGTCAATATGTTGAATTTAGTTGAGGGTGAAGAAGCAATTATTACATCTTCTAATGAAGACTTTGAACCATTTGTTGTTCATTATGCCGAAACTTTTATTATCCCTGAAAGTGTAAAGGCATATGGAATAGCACCTTATGGAAAATCTCTAGGGAAAAAAGTAGCTGTCATTCAGGCACGTGTGAGAGTCTAA
- a CDS encoding glucose-6-phosphate isomerase family protein: protein MKTGFNIQVDLDNLEFIYGDGVFGPKTEKRKLNDIRESLSDPNVSGPEIIYAVAMDVGKEENREDLINRNLLYGAMIFQGGTIGDEPIRSQGHVHAISKSCNCSTPEVYEIWSGEACIYMQEYATDNPGRCFAVHAQAGQIVIVPPGWAHCTINDSIDEPMLFGAWCIRDYGFEYKDIRAHNGIAFYPKVRNEKILFEQNSKYTDTILEIKEARDYPEFKLKQGIPIYTQYEKNHNLFSFVTQPQLFRDIWKGFCP from the coding sequence TTGAAAACAGGATTTAATATACAAGTAGATCTAGATAATCTAGAATTTATTTATGGAGATGGTGTTTTTGGACCCAAAACAGAAAAAAGAAAGCTTAATGATATTCGAGAGAGTTTGAGCGACCCAAATGTTTCTGGACCTGAGATTATTTATGCTGTAGCGATGGATGTTGGAAAAGAAGAGAATAGAGAAGACCTAATAAACCGTAATTTGTTATATGGTGCAATGATTTTTCAAGGTGGAACAATAGGAGATGAACCAATTCGAAGTCAGGGACATGTTCATGCAATTTCTAAATCATGTAATTGTTCCACTCCTGAAGTATATGAGATATGGTCTGGAGAGGCTTGTATCTATATGCAAGAGTATGCAACAGATAATCCAGGTAGATGCTTTGCAGTACATGCACAAGCTGGTCAAATTGTAATTGTGCCACCTGGTTGGGCCCATTGTACCATTAATGATTCTATAGATGAGCCAATGTTGTTTGGGGCATGGTGCATCCGAGACTATGGATTTGAATATAAGGACATCCGTGCACATAATGGAATAGCATTTTATCCCAAGGTAAGAAATGAAAAAATTCTATTTGAACAAAATTCAAAATACACAGATACTATTCTAGAAATTAAGGAAGCTAGAGATTATCCAGAGTTTAAGCTAAAACAAGGAATTCCAATCTATACCCAATATGAGAAGAACCATAACCTTTTTTCATTTGTAACTCAGCCACAATTATTTAGAGATATCTGGAAGGGATTTTGTCCTTAG